The following coding sequences lie in one Arachis hypogaea cultivar Tifrunner chromosome 4, arahy.Tifrunner.gnm2.J5K5, whole genome shotgun sequence genomic window:
- the LOC112796676 gene encoding lecithin-cholesterol acyltransferase-like 4: MAIGFDDLVRALELWLKLNKKPKQTGANVNTDLDPVLLVPGIGGSILHAVNIDDDSYERVWVRFVAAEYKLKTKLWSRYDSSTGKTESMDPKTTIAVPEDRHGLYAIDILDPDLVIGSESVYYFHDMIVEMLKWGYQEGTTLFGFGYDFRQSNRLPETMDKLAAKLAAVYNAAGGKKINIITHSMGGILVKCFMALHTDIFEKYVKNWIAVCAPFQGAPGCTNSTFLNGMSFVEGWEQRLYISKWSMHQLLMECPSIYELMGPRNFNWQVIPRLELFRKHDSDGNSRIILESYTPSDNVGVLKEALATNTINCNGLDLPLPFNSDILKWANETWEILSSAKLPSGVKFYNIYGTNLATSHTVCYGSQDKPVTDLEQLRYFEAKYICVDGDGTVPVESAKADGLNAEARVGIPGEHRGILCEPHLFRIIKHWLRAGDPDPFYDPLNDYVILPTAFEMESHKEKGIEVASLKEEWDVISKDQDEQSNSHDKMEMRSISVKHDGTKAHATVTVREGKQHVKLKAVTVSVDA, from the exons ATGGCGATCGGATTCGATGATCTTGTTCGAGCCTTGGAGCTCTGGTTGAAGCTCAACAAGAAGCCCAAGCAAACAGGGGCAAACGTGAACACCGATCTTGACCCTGTTTTGTTGGTGCCTGGTATTGGTGGCTCCATTCTCCACGCCGTTAACATTGATGATGATAGTTATGAACGAGTATGGGTTCGATTCGTCGCGGCCGAGTACAAGCTGAAGACCAAGCTTTGGTCACGTTACGATTCTTCTACAG GGAAAACCGAATCCATGGATCCAAAGACAACTATTGCGGTTCCTGAAGATAGGCATGGGCTCTATGCTATTGATATTTTGGACCCTGACTTG gtaATTGGATCTGAGTCTGTGTATTATTTCCATGACATGATCGTTGAAATGCTCAAATGGGGGTATCAAGAGGGGACAACACTTTTTGGCTTTGGGTATGATTTTCGCCAAAGCAACAg GTTGCCCGAAACAATGGACAAGTTGGCTGCAAAACTAGCAGCAGTGTATAATGCTGCAGGGGGAAAAAAGATAAACATCATAACTCATTCTATGGGTGGTATTTTGGTGAAATGTTTTATGGCCCTCCATACTGAT ATTTTTGAGAAGTACGTGAAAAATTGGATTGCAGTTTGTGCTCCATTCCAGG GTGCACCTGGATGTACCAATTCTACCTTTCTAAACGGAATGTCGTTTGTGGAGGGATGGGAGCAGAGGCTTTATATTTCCAAATGGAGCATGCACCAGTTG CTGATGGAATGTCCATCTATATACGAATTGATGGGCCCTCGTAATTTTAATTGGCAAGTCATTCCTCGTCTGGAATTGTTTCGCAAGCATGATTCCGATGGGAACTCTCGTATTATTCTTGAATCATATACACCATCTGATAACGTTGGTGTTCTCAAGGAAGCACTTGCAACTAACACA ATTAATTGCAATGGTTTGGATTTGCCCCTGCCTTTCAATTCAGACATCTTGAAATGGGCAAATGAAACATGGGAGATTCTTTCCTCAGCCAAACTTCCCTCAGGAGTTAAATTTTACAATATTTATGGAACCAATCTTGCAACATCTCATACTGTTTG CTATGGAAGTCAGGACAAGCCTGTAACTGATCTGGAACAGCTACGATATTTTGAG GCCAAATATATATGCGTTGATGGTGATGGAACAGTCCCAGTAGAGTCAGCTAAG GCTGATGGGCTCAATGCTGAGGCAAGAGTTGGAATTCCAGGTGAACATCGGGGTATCCTCTGCGAACCTCATCTATTCCGGATTATCAAGCACTGGCTGAGAGCTGGAGACCCAGATCCTTTTTACGATCCCCTGAATGATTATGTGATTCTACCCACTGCTTTTGAAATGGAGAGTCACAAAGAGAAGGGTATAGAAGTAGCTTCCCTTAAAGAGGAATGGGATGTTATTTCCAAAGACCAAGATGAACAAAGCAATAGTCATGATAAAATGGAGATGAGATCCATATCAGTTAAACATGATGGGACTAAGGCTCATGCTACCGTCACTGTTCGCGAGGGTAAACAACATGTTAAACTGAAAGCTGTGACCGTTTCAGTGGATGCCTAA
- the LOC112796677 gene encoding protein PHLOEM PROTEIN 2-LIKE A1 has translation MGAELSREVDEEPRNHQHQQLLRPQSQSQPQPQPQLSRTQSPQLRRPQSQPQPQPQRQPVANNEGATSKDGWLLPSKPSIKATNSSVENYSPTRVVKPNKGNNHHQSMIATTKSSKELMMNLPYRYEDILKGADSPVHTSSKEKLLDQLYSGVFLDHNTKKYWIEKKSNSNCFMLYARALSITWAENQHYWKWVTQKESSGTIIEAAELERVCWLEVHGKFDTRNLSPGTLYEVSFIVMLKDLAQGWEVPVNVRLVLPGGKKQQHKESLIEKLRMQYIEIPVGEFVASEKDGGEMEVSLYEYEGGMWKQGLVIKGVAIKPKELS, from the exons atggGAGCTGAACTTTCACGAGAAGTTGATGAGGAGCCTCGCAACCACCAACACCAGCAGCTGTTGAGGCCACAATCACAATCACAACCACAGCCTCAGCCGCAATTATCAAGAACGCAGTCTCCACAGCTAAGAAGGCCACAGtcacaaccacaaccacaaccgCAACGGCAGCCTGTGGCAAATAATGAAGGAGCTACCAGCAAGGATGGATGGTTACTGCCATCAAAACCATCCATCAAAGCCACAAACTCATCAGTGGAAAATTATTCCCCCACAAGAGTTGTAAAACCCAACAAGGGAAACAATCATCACCAATCCATGATAGCCACTACTAAATCCTCCAAAGAACTGATGATGAATCTTCCATATAGATATGAAGACATATTGAAGGGTGCAGACTCACCGGTTCATACATCTTCCAAGGAGAAGTTGCTTGATCAGCTATATTCTGGAGTCTTCTTAGACCATAACACTAAG AAATATTGGATAGAAAAGAAGTCCAATAGCAACTGTTTCATGTTATACGCAAGAGCACTATCAATCACGTGGGCAGAAAATCAACATTATTGGAAATGGGTAACCCAGAAAGAATCAAG TGGCACAATTATTGAAGCGGCTGAACTGGAAAGAGTGTGTTGGCTAGAGGTGCATGGAAAATTTGATACCAGAAACCTTTCCCCAGGAACTCTATATGAAGTGTCGTTTATTGTAATGTTGAAGGATCTGGCGCAAGGGTGGGAAGTTCCGGTCAACGTTAGACTCGTGCTTCCGGGAGGTAAAAAGCAGCAACACAAGGAGAGTTTGATTGAGAAGTTACGAATGCAGTATATAGAGATTCCGGTTGGCGAGTTTGTAGCATCTGAAAAAGATGGTGGGGAGATGGAGGTGTCTCTGTATGAGTATGAAGGTGGCATGTGGAAGCAGGGACTTGTGATCAAAGGTGTTGCCATCAAACCAAAGGAACTAAGCTAG